In the Mycolicibacterium thermoresistibile genome, one interval contains:
- the tilS gene encoding tRNA lysidine(34) synthetase TilS, with protein sequence MDRPGAVAALRSALAAFERAWAGADDRWCVALSGGADSLALTAVAAELKPTTALIVDHQLQPGSAEVAQTARRQALQLGCVAARILRVQVGTAGGPEAAARTARYEALSTARGEAPVLLGHTLDDQAETVLLGLGRGSGPRSIAGMRPHDPPWYRPLLGVRRSVTVAACAELGLTPWQDPHNADPRFTRSRLRTEVMPLLEEVLGGGVAEALARTAAALREDTDALDELAARELRRVVVGGEEGGETGAATGLDARALERLPTAIRRRVIRVWLLDGGAANLSDHQIRAVDTLVTGWRGQGGVAVGSPLRRQRLIAARRDGVLRLHREPV encoded by the coding sequence ATGGATCGACCGGGTGCTGTAGCCGCCCTGCGGTCGGCGCTGGCCGCGTTCGAACGCGCCTGGGCCGGCGCCGACGACCGCTGGTGTGTGGCGCTGTCCGGCGGTGCGGACTCGCTGGCCCTGACCGCGGTGGCGGCCGAGCTCAAGCCCACCACCGCGCTGATCGTCGACCACCAGTTGCAACCCGGTTCGGCCGAGGTCGCGCAGACCGCCCGGAGACAAGCGCTGCAGCTGGGCTGCGTCGCCGCCCGGATTCTGCGGGTCCAGGTCGGCACCGCCGGCGGTCCGGAGGCGGCCGCCCGCACGGCCCGCTACGAGGCGCTGTCCACCGCCCGCGGAGAAGCCCCGGTGCTGCTCGGACACACCCTCGACGATCAGGCCGAGACGGTGCTGCTCGGACTCGGCCGCGGCTCCGGACCCCGGTCGATCGCCGGGATGCGCCCACACGACCCGCCGTGGTACCGCCCGCTGCTGGGGGTGCGCCGAAGCGTCACCGTCGCCGCCTGCGCCGAACTCGGCCTCACCCCGTGGCAGGACCCGCACAACGCCGACCCCCGGTTCACCCGCAGCAGGTTGCGCACCGAGGTGATGCCGCTGCTCGAGGAGGTGCTCGGCGGCGGGGTCGCCGAGGCACTGGCCCGCACCGCTGCCGCGCTGCGGGAGGACACCGACGCCCTCGACGAGCTGGCCGCCCGCGAACTGCGCCGGGTGGTCGTCGGCGGCGAGGAGGGCGGGGAGACGGGGGCGGCCACCGGTCTGGACGCGCGGGCGCTCGAGCGGTTGCCGACCGCGATCCGGCGCCGGGTGATCCGGGTGTGGCTGCTCGACGGTGGCGCCGCCAACCTCAGCGATCACCAGATCCGGGCGGTGGACACCCTGGTCACCGGCTGGCGGGGGCAGGGC
- a CDS encoding zinc-dependent metalloprotease: MTSERRLTVGRAVDWEFAADVGARLARPGPTTTDYTRRQAIEQLAELSRTAEVPVREVTGLIEGDEIPEARIVDRPQWIRAASASMRVMTGGATSADTNGEKSGAAAGFIAGKLTGAQTGAVLAFISSGILGQYDPFAPRGRERGADGGRAGDDPGGPRSGGELLLVYPNVIAVERQLRVVPADFRLWVCLHEVTHRVQFRANPWLAEHMSRALAVLTQDVTEEATAVIARLAEFLRNRRTYVETEPNSTGVLGLVRAVQAEPQRRALDQLLVLGTLLEGHAEHVMDAVGPAVVPTVSVIRRRFDERRQRRQPPLQRLVRALLGVDAKISQYTRGKAFVDHVVAKVGMDRFNRVWESPETLPLPAEIEEPHRWIDRVL; this comes from the coding sequence ATGACCAGCGAGCGCCGGCTCACCGTGGGCCGCGCCGTGGACTGGGAGTTCGCCGCCGACGTCGGCGCGCGGCTGGCGCGTCCCGGCCCGACCACCACCGACTACACCCGCCGCCAGGCGATCGAACAGCTGGCCGAGTTGTCCCGTACCGCCGAGGTGCCGGTCCGCGAGGTGACCGGGCTGATCGAGGGCGACGAGATCCCCGAGGCCCGCATCGTGGACCGCCCGCAGTGGATCCGGGCTGCCAGCGCATCGATGCGGGTGATGACCGGTGGCGCGACCAGTGCCGACACGAACGGTGAGAAGAGCGGGGCCGCAGCGGGATTCATCGCCGGGAAACTGACCGGCGCGCAGACCGGGGCGGTGCTGGCGTTCATCTCCTCGGGCATCCTCGGGCAGTACGACCCGTTCGCCCCCCGCGGGCGGGAGCGCGGGGCCGACGGCGGAAGGGCGGGGGACGATCCGGGCGGCCCCCGGAGTGGCGGCGAGCTGCTGCTGGTGTACCCCAACGTGATCGCCGTGGAGCGGCAGTTGCGGGTGGTGCCGGCCGACTTCCGGCTGTGGGTGTGTCTGCACGAGGTGACCCACCGGGTGCAGTTCCGGGCCAACCCGTGGCTGGCCGAGCACATGTCCCGGGCGCTGGCGGTGCTCACCCAGGACGTCACCGAGGAGGCCACCGCGGTGATCGCCCGGCTGGCCGAGTTCCTGCGCAACCGGCGCACCTACGTTGAGACGGAACCGAATTCCACCGGGGTGCTGGGGCTGGTCCGGGCCGTGCAGGCCGAACCGCAGCGCCGGGCGCTCGACCAGCTGCTGGTGCTGGGCACCCTGCTGGAGGGGCACGCCGAACACGTGATGGACGCGGTCGGCCCCGCCGTCGTGCCGACCGTCTCGGTGATCCGGCGCCGGTTCGACGAACGCCGGCAGCGCAGACAGCCGCCGCTGCAACGGCTGGTGCGCGCCCTGCTCGGGGTGGACGCCAAGATCAGCCAGTACACCCGGGGCAAGGCGTTCGTCGACCACGTGGTGGCGAAGGTGGGCATGGACCGGTTCAACCGGGTCTGGGAGAGCCCGGAGACCCTGCCGCTGCCGGCGGAGATCGAAGAGCCGCACCGATGGATCGACCGGGTGCTGTAG
- the dacB gene encoding D-alanyl-D-alanine carboxypeptidase/D-alanyl-D-alanine endopeptidase yields MRPTRWRRSTHVLIGVAVLFVVAAVVAAAALLSGGASTSDAAIKPLPAPVTADPGVRPLGDSAPEPTPDGLAAALAPALADPNLGILTGRITDAVTGAELWSQDAGRPMQPASTNKVLTAAAALLTLDRDATVKTTVLAADQRRSPGLVILRGGGDPTLSAAPPGRDTWYRDAARISDLAQQVRRSGIKVTAVQVDVGAYSGPTLAPGWDPLDIDGGDVAPIEPVMLDGGRTQPVSEESRRSHTPALDAGRALAAALDVDPATVTVLPSAYRGGTEIAAVESAPLIERLRVMMYASDNVMAETIGREVAAATGRPQSFAGAVEAVLDTLGDAGIDIDKAELFDNSGLSVDDRLTADTIDSVLAAAVGDDHAELRPLVDMLPVAGGSGTLSYRYHDTAAGRAATGWLRAKTGSLTGTNALAGIVTGVSGRVLTFTLISNDAGPMGRTALDAVAAVLRSCGCRT; encoded by the coding sequence ATGCGGCCCACTCGGTGGCGGCGATCCACCCATGTGCTGATCGGTGTCGCGGTCCTGTTCGTGGTGGCCGCGGTGGTGGCTGCCGCGGCGCTGCTGTCCGGCGGCGCCTCGACCAGCGACGCCGCGATCAAACCGCTGCCGGCTCCGGTGACGGCGGATCCGGGCGTGCGTCCGCTCGGCGACTCGGCGCCCGAACCGACCCCGGACGGCCTGGCCGCGGCGCTGGCCCCCGCGCTGGCCGACCCGAACCTGGGCATCCTGACCGGCCGGATCACCGATGCCGTGACCGGTGCCGAACTGTGGTCGCAGGACGCCGGACGGCCGATGCAGCCGGCCTCCACCAACAAGGTGCTGACCGCCGCGGCCGCCCTGTTGACGCTGGACCGCGACGCCACCGTGAAAACCACCGTGCTGGCCGCCGATCAACGCAGGTCACCGGGGTTGGTGATCCTGCGCGGCGGCGGCGACCCCACACTGTCGGCGGCCCCGCCCGGCCGCGACACCTGGTACCGCGATGCCGCCCGGATCAGTGATCTGGCCCAGCAGGTGCGCCGCAGCGGCATCAAGGTGACCGCGGTGCAGGTCGACGTCGGCGCCTACAGCGGCCCCACCCTCGCGCCCGGCTGGGACCCGCTGGACATCGACGGCGGAGACGTCGCCCCGATCGAACCGGTGATGCTCGACGGCGGCCGCACCCAACCGGTCAGCGAGGAGTCCCGCCGGTCCCACACCCCGGCCCTGGACGCCGGCCGGGCGCTGGCGGCCGCCCTGGACGTCGACCCCGCCACGGTCACGGTGCTGCCGTCGGCCTACCGGGGCGGCACCGAGATCGCCGCCGTCGAGTCCGCGCCGCTGATCGAACGGCTGCGGGTGATGATGTACGCCAGCGACAACGTGATGGCCGAGACGATCGGCCGGGAGGTCGCCGCCGCGACCGGCCGGCCGCAGAGTTTCGCCGGCGCGGTGGAGGCGGTGCTCGACACCCTGGGCGACGCCGGCATCGACATCGACAAGGCCGAACTGTTCGACAACAGCGGACTGTCGGTCGACGACCGGCTCACCGCCGACACCATCGACTCGGTGCTGGCCGCCGCGGTCGGCGACGACCACGCGGAACTGCGGCCGCTGGTCGACATGCTGCCGGTCGCCGGGGGCAGCGGCACCCTGTCCTACCGTTACCACGACACCGCGGCCGGGCGGGCCGCCACCGGATGGCTGCGCGCCAAGACCGGGTCGCTGACCGGCACCAACGCCCTGGCCGGCATCGTCACCGGGGTCAGCGGGCGGGTGCTGACCTTCACCCTGATCTCCAACGACGCCGGACCGATGGGCCGCACCGCGCTCGACGCGGTCGCCGCGGTGCTGCGGTCCTGCGGGTGCCGGACATGA
- a CDS encoding inorganic diphosphatase — protein sequence MQFDVVIEIPKGSRNKYEVDHETGKIKLDRYLFTPMAYPADYGFIEDSLGEDGDPLDALVLLPEPVFPGVVVEARPVAMFRMTDEAGGDDKVLCVPAGDPRWDHITDLADVPSAELEAIKHFFVHYKDLEPGKYVKAADWAGRAEAEAEVQRSFERFAATQH from the coding sequence GTGCAGTTCGATGTGGTCATCGAGATCCCGAAGGGTTCACGAAACAAGTACGAGGTGGATCACGAAACCGGGAAGATCAAGCTCGACCGGTACCTGTTCACCCCGATGGCCTATCCGGCCGACTACGGATTCATCGAGGACTCCCTCGGCGAGGACGGCGACCCGCTGGACGCGCTGGTTCTGCTGCCCGAGCCGGTGTTTCCCGGGGTGGTCGTGGAGGCCCGGCCGGTCGCGATGTTCCGGATGACCGATGAGGCCGGCGGCGACGACAAGGTGCTGTGTGTGCCGGCCGGCGATCCGCGCTGGGATCACATCACCGACCTGGCCGATGTGCCGTCCGCCGAACTGGAGGCGATCAAGCACTTCTTCGTGCACTACAAGGACCTGGAGCCGGGCAAGTACGTCAAGGCCGCCGACTGGGCCGGCCGCGCCGAGGCCGAGGCCGAGGTGCAGCGGTCGTTCGAGCGGTTCGCGGCCACACAGCACTAG
- a CDS encoding Pls/PosA family non-ribosomal peptide synthetase — MARPGIPDQYLLSTSAPPPRTLIDILYDTAARFPDAAAIDDGTVALTYRELIADIEDSVEWLAARGIGRGDRIGICMPAGSYALYVAILATMAAGAAYVPVDADDPPEYVDLVFREAAVVAVLTEAGMVRGPGTSRGWRATRPLARDDAWVSYTPTGSGTLQGVAVTHRSAAAFVDAEAQLFPATGPLGPGDRVLAGWPVVLDASCAEMWLAWRHGACLVPAPPTLMRSPADLGAWLVSRDITVVSTAPSTAAQWPPEAFESVRLLLLGGEECPPELAERLTTAGPEVWNTYGLPETTVVACAARLSPHGPVRIGLPLAGWDVAVVDGEGVPVDTGEVGELVIGGVGLARYTDPFLDAERFAPMPTLGWTRAYRSGDLVRLEPDGLYLVDRTGDRVEVNGRRVDLGAVDAALSRLSGVSGGAAAVRPGAAGAPVLVGYLAGPHPDFDLTEAHAELAQKLPAALLPSRLVLLDQLPTGRRGVVDRAALPWPVDGPAGDTPELDGTAGWLAGVWREVLGAPVHGPDADFFALGGGSLSAARLVASLRRRYPQVTVADVYDHPRLGALAAYLDGLQTPGRPPERTVRPTPRLTQTAQLLAALPLAVWTGLPWLVWLALANNVAAAWQLVDWTVPLNWWWIVAGLVFVVSPPGRMGVAALAARTLLSGLEPGSYRRGGAVQLRVWLAERLSATSGAQHLVGTPWLVFYARALGNRIGKGVDLHSAPPVTGMLTLGHRCAVEPGVDLCGYWVDGDAFHVGPIRIGDDTVVGARSTVLPGAVIGDNVRIAAGSAVLGSVGDNQFWRGSPARKAGAVGRSWPEQRPARSPLWAVVLALSGLLAAALPLTGAVAALAVLGWAVRDTASLEAALVPALIWLPAAAAAALGAYALVTVLGVRLLAVGLREGHHPVRSRVGWQLWATDRLMDAARRYLVVVYDGLLTAAWLRVLGAKIGRGAEISAVRLIPKFTEVGDGAVLAEDATVGCFRLGGGWMHAARTTVGRRGVLGISGVAEPGHRVPDDAVIAALSVTPPHAGAGSSWLGSPPARWRRRPAGHAVHDSAAPARRTVSRGLWESCRLIPVLLTVGLGAAVSAVAQAVVLRFGYGWAVLGAGGAVLAAGALAAVLTVLAKWVVLGRIRAGEYPWSSVVWRTGVFTTFVETVAAPWFARAATGTPALTLWWRALGARIGRGVWSEPYRVTHPDLVTLERAAAVNRGCVLSTQTAHGSTVQLDSVVLEEGSTLGPNTVALPAARVGAGATVGPGSLVLRGDEVPAHTRWLGNPIAPWPSVRRRDASAAKPVREPAA; from the coding sequence GTGGCGCGCCCTGGAATTCCCGATCAGTACCTGCTGTCGACCAGCGCCCCGCCGCCCCGCACCCTCATCGACATCCTCTACGACACCGCCGCCCGTTTCCCGGACGCCGCGGCCATCGATGACGGCACGGTGGCGCTGACCTACCGCGAGCTGATCGCCGACATCGAGGACAGCGTCGAGTGGCTGGCGGCCCGCGGTATCGGCCGCGGCGACCGGATCGGCATCTGTATGCCGGCCGGCAGCTACGCGCTCTACGTCGCGATCCTGGCCACCATGGCCGCCGGCGCGGCGTACGTGCCGGTGGACGCCGACGATCCACCCGAATACGTCGATCTCGTGTTCCGGGAGGCCGCGGTGGTCGCGGTGCTCACCGAGGCCGGCATGGTGCGCGGCCCCGGCACGTCACGTGGCTGGCGCGCCACCCGGCCGCTGGCCCGCGACGACGCGTGGGTCAGCTACACCCCGACCGGCTCCGGGACGCTGCAGGGGGTGGCGGTGACGCACCGCAGCGCCGCCGCGTTCGTCGACGCCGAAGCGCAACTGTTCCCGGCCACCGGGCCGCTCGGGCCCGGCGACCGGGTACTGGCCGGATGGCCGGTGGTGCTGGACGCCTCCTGTGCGGAGATGTGGCTGGCCTGGCGGCACGGGGCCTGTCTGGTGCCGGCGCCGCCGACGCTCATGCGCAGCCCCGCGGACCTGGGCGCATGGCTGGTGTCCCGCGACATCACCGTGGTGTCCACGGCGCCGTCGACGGCCGCGCAGTGGCCGCCGGAGGCGTTCGAGTCGGTGCGGTTGCTGCTGCTCGGCGGCGAGGAGTGCCCGCCCGAGCTGGCCGAGCGGCTGACGACGGCGGGTCCGGAGGTGTGGAACACCTACGGCCTGCCCGAGACCACGGTGGTCGCCTGCGCGGCCCGGCTCTCCCCGCACGGCCCGGTGCGCATCGGGCTGCCGTTGGCCGGCTGGGATGTGGCCGTCGTCGACGGCGAAGGGGTTCCGGTCGACACCGGCGAGGTCGGCGAGCTGGTCATCGGCGGGGTGGGGTTGGCCCGCTACACCGACCCGTTCCTCGACGCCGAGAGATTCGCGCCGATGCCGACACTGGGTTGGACGCGGGCGTATCGCAGCGGCGACCTGGTGCGGTTGGAGCCCGATGGCCTGTATCTGGTCGACCGCACCGGTGATCGGGTCGAGGTGAACGGGCGGCGGGTCGACCTCGGCGCGGTCGACGCCGCGTTGTCGCGGCTGTCCGGAGTCAGCGGTGGCGCCGCCGCGGTCCGCCCGGGCGCCGCCGGCGCCCCGGTGCTGGTCGGCTACCTCGCCGGCCCGCACCCGGACTTCGACCTGACGGAGGCGCACGCCGAACTGGCGCAGAAACTGCCGGCGGCGCTGCTGCCGTCGCGGCTGGTGTTGCTCGACCAGCTGCCCACCGGCAGGCGCGGCGTCGTCGATCGGGCGGCGTTGCCGTGGCCGGTGGACGGCCCGGCCGGCGACACGCCCGAACTGGACGGCACCGCGGGCTGGCTGGCCGGGGTGTGGCGGGAGGTGCTCGGCGCGCCCGTGCACGGCCCGGATGCCGATTTCTTCGCACTCGGCGGCGGGTCGCTGTCGGCCGCGCGGCTCGTGGCTTCGCTGCGGCGGCGCTATCCGCAGGTCACCGTCGCTGACGTGTACGACCATCCACGGCTCGGGGCGCTGGCCGCGTACCTCGACGGCCTGCAGACGCCGGGCCGACCCCCGGAGCGGACGGTGCGACCCACCCCGCGGTTGACGCAGACCGCGCAACTGCTGGCGGCGCTGCCGCTGGCGGTGTGGACCGGGCTGCCGTGGCTGGTGTGGCTGGCGTTGGCCAACAACGTCGCCGCCGCCTGGCAGCTGGTGGACTGGACGGTGCCGCTGAACTGGTGGTGGATCGTCGCGGGCCTGGTGTTCGTGGTGTCCCCGCCGGGCCGGATGGGCGTCGCCGCCCTGGCCGCGCGGACGCTGCTGTCCGGTCTGGAACCGGGCAGCTACCGCCGCGGCGGTGCGGTGCAGCTGCGGGTGTGGCTGGCCGAGCGGCTGTCCGCGACGAGCGGCGCCCAGCATCTGGTCGGCACGCCGTGGCTGGTGTTCTACGCCCGCGCGCTGGGCAACAGGATCGGCAAGGGGGTTGATCTGCACTCGGCTCCCCCGGTGACCGGGATGTTGACGCTCGGGCACCGCTGCGCGGTGGAACCGGGGGTCGACCTGTGCGGGTACTGGGTCGACGGTGACGCCTTCCATGTCGGCCCGATCCGGATCGGCGACGACACCGTGGTCGGCGCCCGCTCCACGGTGCTGCCCGGCGCCGTCATCGGCGACAACGTCCGGATCGCCGCCGGCTCCGCGGTGCTCGGCAGCGTCGGCGACAACCAGTTCTGGCGGGGGTCGCCGGCCCGCAAGGCCGGCGCCGTCGGCCGGTCCTGGCCGGAGCAGCGGCCGGCGCGCAGCCCACTGTGGGCCGTGGTGTTGGCGCTGTCCGGCCTGCTGGCCGCCGCGTTGCCGCTGACCGGGGCCGTGGCGGCGCTTGCGGTGCTGGGTTGGGCGGTGCGCGACACCGCCTCCCTGGAGGCGGCGCTGGTCCCGGCGCTGATCTGGCTTCCGGCCGCCGCGGCGGCGGCGCTGGGCGCCTATGCGCTGGTGACGGTGCTCGGGGTGCGGCTGCTGGCGGTGGGTTTGCGGGAGGGCCACCACCCGGTGCGCAGCCGGGTGGGCTGGCAGCTGTGGGCCACCGATCGGCTGATGGATGCCGCCCGCCGCTACCTGGTCGTCGTCTACGACGGTCTGCTCACCGCCGCCTGGCTGCGGGTGCTGGGCGCGAAGATCGGCCGCGGCGCGGAGATCTCGGCGGTGCGGCTCATCCCGAAGTTCACCGAGGTGGGCGACGGTGCGGTGCTGGCCGAGGACGCGACGGTCGGCTGCTTCCGGCTCGGCGGCGGCTGGATGCACGCCGCCCGGACCACCGTCGGCCGGCGTGGGGTGCTCGGAATCTCCGGTGTCGCCGAACCCGGCCACCGGGTGCCCGACGACGCGGTGATCGCGGCGCTGTCGGTCACCCCGCCGCACGCCGGGGCGGGGTCGTCCTGGTTGGGCAGTCCGCCGGCACGGTGGCGTCGCCGGCCCGCCGGGCATGCGGTGCACGATTCCGCGGCGCCGGCGCGGCGCACAGTGTCGCGCGGGCTGTGGGAGAGCTGCCGGCTGATCCCGGTGCTGCTGACCGTCGGCCTCGGTGCCGCGGTGTCGGCGGTGGCGCAGGCGGTGGTGCTGCGCTTCGGTTACGGGTGGGCGGTGCTGGGGGCCGGCGGCGCGGTGCTGGCCGCGGGTGCGCTGGCCGCGGTGTTGACGGTGCTCGCCAAATGGGTTGTGCTGGGCCGGATCCGGGCCGGCGAGTATCCGTGGTCGTCGGTGGTGTGGCGCACCGGTGTGTTCACCACGTTCGTGGAGACGGTGGCCGCACCGTGGTTCGCCCGGGCCGCGACCGGCACCCCGGCGCTCACCCTGTGGTGGCGGGCACTGGGCGCCCGCATCGGCCGCGGGGTGTGGTCTGAACCGTATCGGGTGACTCACCCCGATCTGGTGACGCTGGAGCGCGCCGCCGCCGTCAACCGTGGCTGCGTATTGTCGACGCAGACCGCGCACGGCTCCACCGTCCAGCTGGATTCCGTTGTGCTGGAGGAGGGTTCGACACTCGGACCGAACACGGTGGCACTGCCGGCGGCGCGGGTGGGCGCCGGCGCGACGGTCGGCCCGGGGTCATTGGTGCTGCGCGGCGACGAGGTGCCCGCACACACCCGCTGGCTGGGCAATCCGATCGCGCCGTGGCCGTCCGTGCGGCGTCGCGACGCCTCGGCCGCGAAACCGGTCAGGGAACCGGCGGCGTGA
- the galE gene encoding UDP-glucose 4-epimerase GalE, whose amino-acid sequence MTWLVTGGAGYIGSHVVRALLEADLPVVVIDDLSTGLEKFVPSEVPLVRGTLLDADLVARALREHRVSGVIHIAGFKYAGVSVQQPLHTYEQNVSAMVTLLKAMQDTGVDMMVFSSSAATFGTPDVDLVTETTPTRPESPYGESKLIGEWLLADVGRATGLRHTSLRYFNVVGSGSPELFDVSPHNLFPLVFDMLYRGETPRINGDDYPTPDGTCVRDYIHVADLALAHVAAARRLQAGEPVEPVYNLGSGSGTSVREIMTAIRKVTGVDFVPEIAPRRPGDPARIVASGELAARDLGWRMRHTLEDMVKSAWEARQRAGDAYPR is encoded by the coding sequence ATGACTTGGCTGGTGACCGGTGGCGCGGGCTACATCGGATCGCATGTGGTGCGTGCGTTGCTCGAGGCCGACCTGCCGGTCGTGGTGATCGACGACCTGTCGACCGGGCTGGAGAAGTTCGTCCCGTCGGAGGTGCCGCTGGTGCGCGGCACCCTGCTCGACGCGGACCTGGTGGCCCGGGCGTTGCGGGAGCACCGGGTGTCCGGGGTCATCCACATCGCCGGGTTCAAGTACGCCGGGGTGTCGGTGCAGCAGCCGCTGCACACCTATGAGCAGAACGTGTCGGCGATGGTGACGCTGCTCAAGGCGATGCAGGACACCGGGGTGGACATGATGGTGTTCTCGTCCAGTGCCGCCACCTTCGGCACCCCGGACGTCGACCTGGTCACCGAGACCACCCCCACCCGGCCAGAGTCCCCTTACGGGGAGAGCAAACTCATCGGGGAATGGCTGTTGGCCGACGTGGGCCGGGCGACCGGGCTGCGGCACACCAGCCTGCGCTATTTCAACGTGGTGGGGTCGGGGTCGCCGGAGTTGTTCGACGTCAGCCCGCACAACCTGTTCCCGCTGGTGTTCGACATGCTGTATCGCGGTGAGACGCCGCGCATCAACGGCGACGACTACCCCACCCCGGACGGCACCTGTGTGCGCGACTACATCCACGTCGCGGATCTGGCGCTGGCGCATGTGGCGGCGGCGCGGCGGCTGCAGGCCGGGGAACCGGTGGAGCCGGTGTACAACCTGGGCAGCGGGTCGGGCACGTCGGTGCGCGAGATCATGACCGCGATCCGCAAGGTGACCGGCGTGGATTTCGTGCCGGAGATCGCGCCGCGCAGGCCCGGTGACCCGGCCCGCATCGTCGCGTCGGGGGAGCTGGCGGCCCGGGATCTGGGCTGGCGGATGCGCCACACACTGGAGGACATGGTCAAGTCCGCGTGGGAGGCGCGGCAGCGAGCCGGAGACGCCTATCCGCGGTAA